The genomic DNA ATAAGCAGTAAAGATTGTACAGGTTAAtacagttgttttttttaatgaaagataTTTTTACACAGTAGAATTGAAATTTATCAAGATACTATGAGTTTGGTTGGGATATTTCCcaggatgaaaaagaaaggaagaaatttaaccattataatcatattcaaaAAGTGTAATGAATTTCGTATGGTcttcatacaattttttttataacagagaCACGTGTACTTGCatgcataaaaaaatgaaaatacacattctttctctctgtctttcttttggtttccctctcccttgccctcttcctccaccctccctccatctctctctctctctttctctctctctctctctctctctctctctctctctctctctctctctctctctctctctctctctctctctctctctctctctctctctctctctctctctctctctctctctctctctctctctctctctctctctctctctctcccttgccctcctctccctctccctttccccttccctttatctctcccttccactcccccacttcctctcctgcTTCATCTCTTTGGACTCCCTTCTTTCAGCTATTTAATAAATGAGATTATTTTGCAATGTTATTTAAATACCTTTTGAGCCATTGAGGCACAATCAGGACTattataaattttcattattgttttatatattcttttattcctttatatatattttccataaccAAAGAAAAATGACCAGCCATTGTAATGTTAAGATttaatttattgaaaattttctgcggGTCAACATCTAAGGTGTATTCGAAGTAtagtgatagggtggggcttaTGGGCACGGCACCCAGGTAAGGAAGTTTTTTGGTTCAATAAcgtgatgtttgtggattccaaACATGAAAGATAAAGTATAGTGGcagaaagggataaaaatgagttaacaattagaAAAAGTGGACAGagtaagaggatgaagaagagcaagaaaagggagaggagaagaagaaaagaccatgcaaaattagttgaggtgagggctgaggaccaaggtaggggtgatctaCATTGggcctctccccatctccttaaGCCCCTCATGACAACAACGAGTAAGGGATTAGGGGTTGTAATGTTAAGATATATATTGGAATTGGAAAAATACAAGTGGATTCTGTGGTAATTAAGATATGTATAGAAGCTACAATGAATGACACTAATGTAAATtaaaatgggattttttttcatttgcttaaTTATTGACTATAAAGTAAATAGGCTAATATGagttttattttttgcttatgtCCTCTGAAGGTTGATTAGTCAATTTCTATCTCAGTATATTGCATTTCTTGATTGTGCTTGGTCTCTTATGCAGTGATCattgtctccctcttttttcttcattttttccttttcccacctcctcagctctctctctctctctctctctctctctctctctctctctctctctctctctttccctctgtctcttactctctcttttcctccctcccctcccttccctcttcccctcccctcccttcagtctccccctcccctcccctcccctcctttccctctcccccacttctttggtccctctccctttccccttccgtctctctccctccccacttgctcttcctctccttctccatctgttTGGACTCCCTTCTTTCAGTTTTCTATAGATGAAGtaattttgcaatattttttgAGCTACTGAGGCATAATCAAGGCTATTATTaatgttcatttttgttttattttattttattcctttatttatatattctccaTAACTGAAGAAAAGTTACCAGCCATTGTAATGttaagatatatattgatattgttaattatgatatataaaagGGCTACAGTGAATTGAATGACACAATTTAATTAAAAtgggaattaaaataaaaatgtttaattACTGACTATAGAGTAAACAATAAAGGTTTCTTTTTTTGCTTATGCTCCTCAGAAGGCTGATTGGTCATTGCCATCAATTTTTATTTTAGTATATTGCATTTCTTGATTGTGCTTGTTCAATTACTCATGTTCgttgtctccctcttttttcctttttttcctctctctctctctctctctctctctctcagcctctctctctctctctctctctctctctctctctctctctctctctctctctctctctctctctctctctctctctctctctctctctctctctctctctctctctctctctctctctctctctctctctctctctctctctctctctctctctctctctctctctctctctctctctctctctctctctctctctctctctctctctctctctctctctctcagctctctctctctctctctctctctctctctcagcctctctctctctctctctctctctctctctctctctctctctctctctctctctctctctctctctctctctctctcagtctctctctctctcagtctctctctctgtctctctctctgtctctctctctctctctctctctctctctctctctctctctctctctctctctctctctctctctctctctctctctctctcagcctctctctctctctctctctctctctctctctctctctctctctctctctctctctctctctctctctctctctcagtttctctttcccttttcccttccctttcctctttccatttcctccttcttctctttcttgtcacCCCATTTCCCCATATTAGTAAGAAAAGATcagaaacaaaattaatatttgcTTAAACTGAATCCTACAAACATCTCCTACAGATGTGGCTGGATAATGACATTCAAAGCGCTGATGAAGGAAGAGTGGTCGGCAGAAAGGCAACTTTAGTCACCTCAAGAAATTGTCCTGAAACATACTATTGCCCTCACTGTACATACAACACCGTAGATCATTCGGAGTACCTTGACCACTTCCGAACTCACATGGGAGGAAAGACATTTTCATGTCCACAGTGCTCCTATAAGACTCTTGTTAGCTCAAATTTTAAGAGGCATATTCGAATTCACACTGGAGAGAAGCCTTATTTTTGCCCATATTGTCCTTACAGATCAAATGAAAAGGCTAAAGTGAAAAGACACTTACTTAGTCACAACAAGTAAGGATTAAAGCCATGTGGTATTAggtaaatcataaaaataaagtacaaataatgacaataacactttCCCATATTAGTAAGAAATCTCTTTCTTGTCACCCCCATTTCCCCATATTAGTAAGAAAAGATcagaaacaaaattaatatttgcTTAAACTGAATCCTACAAACATCTCCTACAGATGTGGCTGGATAATGACATTCAAAGCGCTGATGAAGGAAGAGTGGTCGGCAGAAAGGCAACTTTAGTCACCTCAAGAAATTGTCCTGAAACATACTATTGCCCTCACTGTACATACAACACCGTAGATCATTCGGAGTACCTTGACCACTTCCGAACTCACATGGGAGGAAAGACATTTTCATGTCCACAGTGCTCCTATAAGACTCTTGTTAGCTCAAATTTTAAGAGGCATATTCGAATTCACACTGGAGAGAAGCCTTATTTTTGCCCATATTGTCCTTACAGATCAAATGAAAAGGCTAAAGTGAAAAGACACTTACTTAGTCACAACAAGTAAGGATTAAAGCCATGTGGTATTAggtaaatcataaaaaataaagtacaaataatgacaataacactggTTAACTAGATAAGAgttatttgtatgaatatttaataAATTACTCATACAGAAATAAATTTTCAAATTAAATATTAATACAATCTAAAGCAACTTTTGCTGCTTTTAACAGCAGATATATTATCTGTGCAAATAATTATCTAAGAAACTATATCTTGGAAGATTTTTTGAATATTTCCTACTTAAGAttactcacacatatgcatatatgcacccataaatacatatgtatctgtatatggaattgcttatatacatatgcagacagacacacagtagACATTAACAGACAATTCTTGTGAATTATTATGTTCACTGAATGACTGTATAATCTAAGATTGTAACTGTTTTACACATCTGTTTACAAAATCTGTGACAAGTCATTTCTACATTTGAACTATTTCCAATTTGTTTCATATTTATGTGCCAAGTACAtgaaatatacattgtatatgaatctacctttgttttatttttctttagtatAGTAAATAAAATGCTTCTGAATTTTTTGGGATTTCTGATGATTGTATGTTGGAATCTGATGTTGGAATATCAACAAAGGGACACAAAGCTAAATTCAATTTGTTCCTCTGAATTGTAAAAtcacaagaaaacagaaaaaagaaaaattagtgAATCAGCTCTTGTGTCTGGAGTTATACAGCATCTAGTACAAGCAGCTAATGGGGGAAATTAAggaaataggtagagagaaagctATAGATTAAAGATCTTATGTAAAGATGGAAGAACATGTTTATAGAttatgtgagacagagagacagacaagcagaaagactaacagacacatacacagacagagtgTAAATTTGTACACAATATACTAAGTGcacttacttttattttcttaacatGATGTCTAGTAAATTTATTTATTCTGACTATTAACCATTTACATAATGTATGAATGCAAGTTCAAAGCAGCCTTTGCTAAGAATTCTTATTTCATATTAGATCAGAAACATGAAATATAATGGAATGTTATAgcaatttatcattttattttacctCACTGTCTACAATACAAGCAAAAAAGGCTTCAGGAAACTACATGGAAAATCTGATCACATCATTACTGCTAATATAGATTTATGATATTGACAGCTTGAAGTAAGAACCTTAATAGAGGTTCCATGTTAATTTCTGTACTCATGTGAAATTGACTgagtgatttattattttttttcactctttttaatgaATGAGGCTCTGCTAgttgcatagtttttttttctgaaaaaacaACATTTTCTACAGGTCTGGCTGAGTAATGACATGCGAATGTCCGGAGCTGCAGAAGTTGCAGGAGCGAGAAACATAGTCATCAACAACAGAAAAATGCCCAAATTCTACCAGTGTCCGAGCTGTACCTTCGCTAGCTCAAATCGTTCCCATTTTGCAGATCATTATCGCACACATACTGGTGAAAAGCCTTTTACCTGTTCTTATTGCTCTTACCAAACTGGTGATAGATCTAATCTTAAAAGACATGTTCGTATCCATGCCAAGAAATCCCCAGTGTCTCTATGAGGATGTAggtgtatcacatatatattgtcatattcaTCAGAGTTTGTCTATTGACTGCAAGGCTTTACAATTTCACAGTTGTGATGAATAGCTAAAGGGCATTTTTATTTGCTCTCTGATATTTAGATTTACAAAGAAAAATGTTATTTGATTTGTGAATTTCTGAATATTTTTGTAttgattattaaatattattaaatcatcataaattatgatgattggtataagataatgaaataaatgattcTCATGATAAAAGTATAAGATTAGAACACTGATGTTTCATTAACCCTCTGTGTACAGTGTCTGCTGTTGTATAGTATCAccttactatatgtatatatatatatatatatatatatatatatatattatatatatatatttatatatatatatatatatatatatatatatatatatatatatagagagagagagagagagagagagagaaaggtaatactatattataaaaataataatctataattaaataaaaaaaaacaacgggaggttttaaataagaaaatatcaaatttagataaaaaatattaataatatataaccaATGAAAGACAGATAAAACCTGCAGGTAAGAAGGAACATGTGAGGAATGTGAAAGGCAATGGTCATTTAGAGTTAAGAAATATGTACAGATTAATATTAGAAGTTATGTGGCAAGAATGATTATTTGCAGCGAGTGTGCAGTTATGAATATCTATTTTACTCTTGAAATATTCTCCTTTATAACACATTACTTCTGAAGCCAAATGGTTATTAGacgccctcttttttttctttgaggcaAAGACACAATTGACAGGTTGGTGACAATTATTAATTGATAACAGACAAATGCATTAACTTCTCCAGTGCATCTTTGCATTGTTAAAAAAAGTGTAAGTTGTGCAATTTTATagaatatgtatacaatacatccCACCACCTATACAGTAAAACTAACTAAAACCGAGCATCTCATTTCAAAGTTGCTTTCTTTTCcctattacatttttttcccttatatGCTGTCTTTGCGCatcactttattttgttttagtgaTGGAGTTTTACTTACAATTTACACATTTGGGtctgcaaaatattaaaattagcCTATactaacatttcttttttttattgagaggaaattagttatttacttatttatatattttctatgggAGAGGTTGGGGCTATAAGGCAAATGCAGCATTGTGTAAATAACATTGTTGTTAAATACAGCAATGTtatttacttttaaaatataAGCACCAACCGATCATATCATATATCAGAGATGATGAAAACataaatcaacatatatataatttttttaaataacaatGTTATTTGAACTAATATTGGTAATTAAAGGCAGtcttataagtatttataaagtACAATAAAATGATctaggtcattatcattatgtcatcctcttctccatccacatcaattatcagttatcataattagtaatatgtcattcatcatcatttcttcACTATTGTTATAACCTTTCTCATCACACTGATGATTATCTGCATTCACGTTTAGCCACTGAACTAACAATTACCATTGTTGTAAGAGGTTCTCAATTACTTTGGTtacttttggttattattatcatcatcatcattattaatatcatcactataataataatattcaccatcatcatcatcagtatcataaatattattattattactattattattattattattattattattattattattattttcattatcattaaaatgttgttattgttattattatcattgccattatcattattattactattattattattattattgctattattatcattactgttattattatcattattattatcattattgttattattattattattattattattattattattattattgttattatcatcatcatcatcgttgtcgtcatcatcatcatcatcatcatcatcatcatcatcatcatcatcatcatcatcgtcatcatcatcatcatcatcatcatcatcattgtcgtcatcgtcatcatcatcatcagcagcagcattagtattattactgctgttacttttattattttgaatattataattattacttcaatgttattgttgttgtaaatattatGTTTCAGTTAATCTTGTTATTACTTTTGAATGTTAACAACTGTAAAAGTGAAATACGTAcctgaattattgttattttgttacttGTGACATAGTCATTCTATAATTgcaatttttatttcttattttattactattatttttggtataatgcttaagttgttgttattttgccaTAGTTGTTACcattttattatataatgattatacagCTGTAGAGAAAATATTGGGGATAGTGAAAAGAGGgctaatgttaatcataatgtaTCTGGTATTGATTACAagtgataaatataaagaataattttatcattattgcaggtACAGTAGTTATGACAGTGaaaatttcttatatatatgtatatatatatatatatatatatatatatatatatatatatatatatatatatgtaatcttttTAGACGAGCTAAATACCATGTTTAAATTTTCTCCCATAGTTAATTTCTGTAGTGAATTCCAGTGTTTGGTTTAGATGACAAAAACTATACTGTAATGTTAACACTTCACCTACAtttccctatttatttttttaatgaaaattttcGGGGAGTGATTAGCTTATAACCATAGCGGTTGGGCTTCTTATTCAGAAAGAAAGTCCTACTTTCCCAAAATGTACTCATtctttaaatgttatatatacaatacatacaccaGGGGAATAGAGTCAAGAAGCACTTTTATGTATTCATAACTGGCTGCTAACttccaatacctattcaaaaatGCATTTACGTTAGTGCTGGGTGAGTGAAATGCttgataacaaaatcaacattCTGATGAGTAAGTCGGATCTGGATTTACGTGAGTGGGTGAAACGTTTTATAACAAAAGATAATTCAAATGAGTGGGTAAAACGTTTTATAACAAAAGATGAACCAAATGAGTCAAACGTTCTGTCAAACAATTTGAGAGTGAGTCAAACGTTTTGTGAGTGAGTCAAACGTTTTTAGAGTGAGTCTAACGTTTTTAAAGTGAGTCTAACGTTTTTAAAGTGAGTCTAACGTTTTTAAAGTGAGTCTAACGTTTTTAAAGTGAGTCTAACGTTTTTAAAGTGAGTCAAACGTTTTCTACCCCAAAACACCTTTGCATCCAACTGAGCGAGTCAAACATTTCCTACAGGTGTGGCGAGATACTGACACTCAAATGCTTGATGGGGGAGGCGTCGCCTGGAACCTCAACTGCAGGCAAGCAAGGAAGGTTCACAACTGCACCCTCTGTTCATACAGAACACCAAGTCGTTCCGATATCGATAAACATATCCGGACCCATACAGGGGAAAAGCCTTTCTCTTGCCCCCATTGTTTGTATCAAACTGCTAACAAGTCCAATCTTAAGAGGCACATGCGCACTCACACGGCAGAGAATTTACACCTTTGACCTCTTGTGCTTGTTGAGAGTTAAGTCCATTTTATGACTGTAGATTACCTGTTGGAATAGTTCGTTTGATACTTGTCAATATTGTATGTTCCACACGTTTCCTTGTGTGTTTTGATGTTGAGAAGTTAATAAATAGGGTCGAATAGATGATGTGAGTGGTTTCTTCTGTATTTGTGCATGTTAGTGGGTGGAAGTTGTTGAGTGAGTAAAGAAAGGGATGATTTAATTTTGGAATTGCTttattatgaaaaaagaaaactaataaaaatatagaatgttTAATTTAATATTGCAgattactaaaaaaatatattatatttaaactaGTAATTGTGATACAATGACTTACTGTGAATTAcgaaaataaattattatgatttgttctgttttgttatttACACTGCCCAACCCTTTAACTATGAAATTATGAAAGAAATGTTCAATATATTAAATTTACATGAAACAATCATTGCCTACACACACATTGCTCTGGAATTTAAAGCTGAAAAAACGTTAaggtctttcattttattttctatttatgacGTTCCTGATACGATAGTCAAGTAACCTTAAGTTTTAATTctggtttataatatatatatttatttatttattataaacctGAATGAAAACTtatatagaaagacatagatagatatatgtatgtatatatatgtatatatatgtatatatatatatatgtgtgtgtatgtgtgtttgtatgtgtttatatattatataatatatataaatagatatagatatatatgaatgtataaacagacacttccatatggatatataatcatttataattttgcacccacattctatatatatatctatctatctctgtctatcacacacgcgcactctctctctctctacacacacatacacacacacacacacacacacacacacacacacacacacacacacacacacacacacacacacacacacacacacacgctcgcgcgcgcgctcacacacatttatatatatatatgtgtgtgtgtgtgtgtgtgtgtgtgtctgtaacgtgtgtatatatgtatatcaataacgtctgtgtatatatatcacacacacgcacacgcacgcgcacacacgcacacacacacacacacacacacacacacacacacacacacacacacacacacacacacacacacacacacatatgtatgtatgtgtgtatatatacacacacatatataattatatgtatatatatatgtgtgtgtgtgtgtacaatatatatgtttatgtatatatatgtatgtatatgtatgtgtatgagtatgtgtgtatttatatatataaacacacacacacacacacacacacacacacacacacatagacacacacacacacacacatatatatatatatatatatataattatatatattcatatatatatatagatagatagatgtgtgtatttatacacacacacactcacgcacacacacacacacacacacacacacacacacacacacacacacacacacacacacacacacacacacacacacacacacacacacacacacacacacacacacacacacatacacacacacatatatatatatatttacatacccacactctcttacacacacatgtatgatatatatgtatatatatatagagagagagagagagatagatagatagatagatagatatgtgtgtgtgtgtgtgtgtatgtgtatatatatatttgcattctctctctcacacacacacacacacacacacacacacacacacacacacacacacacacacacacacacacgtgtatatatatatatatatatatatatatatatatatgtatatatatacatatacatatacacatatacacacatacacacacacacacacacacacagacacacacacacacacacacacacacacacacacacacacacacacatatatataatgcatctatGTAATGTAAACTCGATGTGAATGAGGTGAAATCTGTACCAACATTCGAGCACCATGTTCTAGCCTCCCACTGAATCCGTCAAAACATTCCCAACAGGTGTGGCTGGACAATACCAGTCCTTCCCTGGGCGGAGTGGAAGGCAGCGGCATGGTCTCGGACGACGGTCGCTTCGCCTACCCCAAGAAAGGGCCCAAAGTCCACCAGTGCCCGAGGTGCCCCTTCGCCAGCTCGAACCGCTCTCACTTCGGCGATCATTACCGATCCCACACGGGGAGAAAAGCCCTTCGCCTGCTCGGAGTGTCCCTACCGCTCGGGAGACAAATCCAACTTCAAGAAACATCTGCGGATACACACTGGAGATAAGCCTTTCAAGTGTCCGTATTGTCCTTATCGGTCCGTCCAGAGGAGCAGTCTCAAGGTtcacatgtatacgcatatgtgagGTGCAGGCAACGTCAAATGGATATGGAAGGTGCAATGGAACAAATGTTAATTTTTGTCAAAGTTGAATATTATGAAGGATGACTCGTAGGCTTTAATTTTGAGTTACCAtatctataacttttttttttgcccaACATCAAGTATACtatcaacacatttttttttttttgcaaattaatATAACGATTACATTCACATCTTAACAGAAAATTCACACATTTgaaatgttataattataaatatacatatatgtatatatgtatatatatatatatatatatacgtacagtataTATTATTGACTACAACTTTAAGGGATGTGAATAAATTACATTTTACAAATGAAATGCCGTCAAATATCACGTGTCAGGATTCCTTTCCTTTGCCGATTTCTGCTTGGATATTACCaagaagaatgatgaagatgttatcatttctgttttaAAATTCGTTCTGACATCTTTTGACGAATAGCCTGCTACTACCCGGATAAAAGGACATAGTATCTGTTTATAGAGTGCTGGCTGATGTGGTCAGACTAATgatttatctacctttctccttcctacaAAACGAATACTCTCTGCCTCATTAGTATTTGTACCTTCACGAACGCTTTTAACTTCACAAAAAAGTCGAGCAACAATTTTATGAATCCcacagagggaaaagggagagtgaaactTAGTAAAATAAATGAACGGGGGAAGAAGTGACTCAGCTGTGTTATCCAGGTGACTAACACGGGCGTTCCCCCTACAGGTGGGGCCAGAGAACCACAGCCTGCCTTGGGGAGGACATCCTGCTGCGTCGACCGGCAACATCAG from Penaeus chinensis breed Huanghai No. 1 chromosome 30, ASM1920278v2, whole genome shotgun sequence includes the following:
- the LOC125041226 gene encoding RE1-silencing transcription factor B-like, coding for MWLDNDIQSADEGRVVGRKATLVTSRNCPETYYCPHCTYNTVDHSEYLDHFRTHMGGKTFSCPQCSYKTLVSSNFKRHIRIHTGEKPYFCPYCPYRSNEKAKVKRHLLSHNKFFFLKKQHFLQVWLSNDMRMSGAAEVAGARNIVINNRKMPKFYQCPSCTFASSNRSHFADHYRTHTGEKPFTCSYCSYQTGDRSNLKRHVRIHAKKSPVSL